From bacterium, a single genomic window includes:
- a CDS encoding sigma-70 family RNA polymerase sigma factor produces the protein MNTVPEMDDEYSNEYEQYLLIVKRYAQKFSSRSSHPEELREELFSIGTLAFLEAFERYKSFTEIHRIRALSLRIRGEMIDYLAKSKRQRERFISTESKESASRRTGPEYRHILSDIRSKLEAGFQNLTYEERLILQNFLTGKEKYRVREISPSSRTKIKQRAFKKLRKHLSFKYEKTELFSILAE, from the coding sequence ATGAATACAGTACCTGAAATGGATGACGAGTATAGTAATGAATATGAGCAATACCTTTTAATCGTAAAGCGGTACGCACAGAAGTTCTCTTCCCGCTCCTCGCACCCAGAAGAGCTCAGAGAAGAGCTTTTCTCGATAGGGACCCTTGCCTTTTTAGAAGCCTTTGAGCGGTACAAATCTTTCACAGAAATTCATCGAATCAGAGCTTTATCACTGAGAATAAGAGGAGAGATGATTGATTATCTCGCTAAATCAAAAAGACAGCGAGAACGCTTTATTAGTACAGAGTCCAAAGAGTCTGCTTCAAGGAGAACCGGTCCAGAATATCGTCATATCCTTTCTGACATTCGTTCGAAATTAGAAGCTGGATTTCAAAATCTCACCTATGAAGAGCGCTTGATTCTTCAGAACTTTCTAACCGGTAAAGAAAAATACCGGGTGAGAGAGATCTCGCCGTCAAGTAGAACAAAGATAAAGCAAAGAGCCTTTAAGAAACTCCGGAAGCATCTTTCTTTTAAGTACGAGAAAACTGAACTATTCAGCATACTGGCTGAGTAG